The following nucleotide sequence is from Crocosphaera sp. UHCC 0190.
GCTGGGGCTATGACCCTATTTGAAACAGCCCACTTGATCCCCGAAAAGCCCATGTATGAACAGGGCTTAATTCTCCTACCCCACATTGCTACCCTGGGTTGGGGTGTGGGCCCTGCGGGTGAAGTCATTGATACCTTCCCCTTCTTTGTGGTTGGAGTTTTACACCTCATTTCTTCTGCGGTTCTCGGTTTTGGTGGTATCTACCACGCTCTTCGTGGCCCTGAAGTGTTAGAAGAATATTCCAGCTTCTTTGGTTATGACTGGAAAGACAAAAACCAAATGACCAACATCATCGGTTATCACCTCATTCTTTTAGGATGTGGTGCGCTGCTCTTGGTGTTTAAAGCCATGTTCTTTGGCGGTGTTTATGACACCTGGGCCCCTGGTGGCGGAGATGTGCGTGTGATCACTAATCCTACCCTTAACCCGGCTGTGATCTTTGGCTATCTGGTCAAAGCTCCCTTCGGTGGAGAAGGTTGGATCATTAGTGTCAACAACATGGAAGACATCATTGGTGGCCATATTTGGATCGGTCTAATCTGCATTTTTGGCGGTATCTGGCACATCTTAACCAAGCCTTTTGCTTGGGCCCGTCGTGCTTTCATCTGGTCTGGAGAAGCTTATCTTTCCTACAGTTTAGGCGCGTTGTCCATGATGGGCTTTATTGCGGCTGTATTTGTTTGGTTTAATAACACGGCTTACCCCAGTGAGTTCTACGGCCCCACTGGTATGGAAGCTTCTCAGTCTCAAGCATTTACCTTCTTGGTGCGTGACCAACGCATGGGGGCAAATATTGGCTCTGCTCAAGGCCCCACTGGTTTAGGTAAATACTTAATGCGCTCTCCCACTGGTGAAATTATCTTCGGTGGTGAAACCATGCGCTTCTGGGACTTCCGTGGCCCTTGGTTAGAGCCTTTACGTGGCCCTAACGGTTTAGATTTAGACAAGTTAAGAAACGACGTTCAGCCCTGGCAAATTCGCCGCGCGGCTGAATATATGACCCATGCTCCTTTGGGTTCTTTAAACTCTGTGGGTGGCGTTATCACTGACGTTAACTCTTTTAACTACGTTTCTCCCCGTGCCTGGTTAGCAACTTCTCACTTTACCCTCGGTTTCTTCTTCCTCATTGGTCACTTATGGCACGCTGGACGTGCGCGGGCGGCCGCTGCTGGATTTGAGAAAGGGATTGATCGTGAGACTGAACCCGTACTCGCTATGCCTGATCTTGACTAAGATTTAGCACAAAAATTTTAAGAACTCCTACTGTTTAGTAGGGGTTCTTTTTTATGACTAAAAAAGTCGATAACCTTCGTTGTCCCCATGTCCTTGCTCTAGAAATCAGGCAAAATCTCTGAGGGGTATTGGAAAGCTTTCAGACCATTGCAAAAAGCTCCAAAGCAAATGAGCGATAGGTTTTATTTAGAGTATGGGGGCGGAGAGACTTGAACTCTCACGACTTTTAAGGTCAACGGATTTTCATTCTCTTGCAGCTTTCGCTACTGCTTGATCTCAGCTTTGAGAATTGGACTCTCTCTTTACCCTCAGCTTTATCTGTTAGGGTAGCTCCCGTCGAGTCTCTGCACCTTCCTAAATCTTACGGTTTAGGCTTGGCTCAGGATTGCCCTATCTATTGACTAGACTTAGGTTTCCCTGAGTTTGAGAGCTTACACTTGCTAGATTTCTCTATCAAGGCTCAATTTATTTAAGTCCGCAGCGTCTACCATTCCGCCACGCCCCCGTCTGGTAATTGGCTCAATGAGCTTTTTAACCCACGATTAATCATCATATCATAAGATTGTCTGTTATGGCCAAAAAAATTGAGATTAACTTGAAAAAAGTTTTCTGAGTCTTGTCGATTAAAGTAGATTAAGCTATGTAGCAATTTAAAAAATTAGACGACAATACTGGATCATACCCTTTACAATAGATCTGATGCCATTGGGGATCAGTGAGAGGTTGAATATGTTAGTTGTCTTAACCCATGAGAATATTTTGTCAGTACAGCAAGTTTGTCCAGGTTGTTTGCTGTCCAACCATCAAGGACAACCGCGCTGGTATCAAGGACACCTAGGCTGTGGCCACTCCTTGGATCAAAGGGAACGTGAGCAAGTTTCCCTCTATGAATGTGAGATGGGTTTTCAAATAGCAGAAGTTCAGGGAGAACCTATCTAAATTCCTTAACTTTAAATGCCAATGACGTATTTACGCCATTCGTGATTCAGATTTCCTCTAGTATGCTTGACCAGTTCAAAATGTAGGCTACTATAAGGACGACGGGGCATATGGTGCAGGTTCATTTGCGCTTCCTTGGGAGTGCGGTTGCCTTTTTTGACATTACAACGCACACAAGCTGTGACTAGGTTTTCCCAAGTATCC
It contains:
- the psbC gene encoding photosystem II reaction center protein CP43; this encodes MVTLSNLPSTSGRDLESTGFAWWSGNARLINLSGKLLGAHVAHAGLIVFWAGAMTLFETAHLIPEKPMYEQGLILLPHIATLGWGVGPAGEVIDTFPFFVVGVLHLISSAVLGFGGIYHALRGPEVLEEYSSFFGYDWKDKNQMTNIIGYHLILLGCGALLLVFKAMFFGGVYDTWAPGGGDVRVITNPTLNPAVIFGYLVKAPFGGEGWIISVNNMEDIIGGHIWIGLICIFGGIWHILTKPFAWARRAFIWSGEAYLSYSLGALSMMGFIAAVFVWFNNTAYPSEFYGPTGMEASQSQAFTFLVRDQRMGANIGSAQGPTGLGKYLMRSPTGEIIFGGETMRFWDFRGPWLEPLRGPNGLDLDKLRNDVQPWQIRRAAEYMTHAPLGSLNSVGGVITDVNSFNYVSPRAWLATSHFTLGFFFLIGHLWHAGRARAAAAGFEKGIDRETEPVLAMPDLD